GTATTTGAGTgtactttagttttttttactttaacaaAAAACTAATAAGATATGTATATGGGGATTTGAACTCGCATTGGATTAGTAAAACTTCATTTTGATTGAATCTTTAACTAATTCATTTATCTATGCTTGTCATGCAGATGTGCTTAAAGTTAGGCTACAAATGCAGCTTGTAGGTCAGAGGGGTCCTTTGATTGGAATGGTATTTGACCAGTGCTTTTAGTCTTACTGCCCTGAAGAAGATTTACTGGTTtgtaggattaaattgattcaaaaattCGATATTTACATGGATATAAACAGGGACCATTATTTGTTCAAGTAATGAAAAATGAAGGACCAAAGTCTCTATATCTAGGATTGACACCTGCATTGACTAGGTCTCTTCTATATGGAGGTTTACGTTTAGGCTTGTATGAACCATCAAAATATGCCTGTGATTGGGCCTTTGGTTCCAACAATATCTTGTTTAAAATTGCATCCGGAGCATTTGCCGGTGCCATTTCAACTGCCCTCACCAATCCTGTGGAAGTTCTGAAGGTAATGTTACATCATTACATATTCTAACCTTTTAATCTTATTGTGGATCTAAGAAACCGTTTTCTTCCATCAGGTGCGGCTACAGATGAACTCAGATTTGAGACAAAGAGGGCCAATTGCAGAAATGCGCAGAATCGTCTCGAAAGAGGGAATAGGTGCTCTTTGGAAAGGTGTTGGCCCTGCTTCAGTTAGAGCTGCTGCCTTGACTGCTTCACAGCTTGCAACATATGATGAATCCAAGCAGGTAAATATGAAATATGCTgttttttggtttgatttgaaAACCCACAAAGTAATTTCCGAAGTTGTTGGATGATTTCTATCGTGTTTGATTTAGCATGCAGCGGGAGTGTCTGTGGTCATGTTTCTTACACTTtgccttttccatttttaaagtTGTATAAAATGCTATTAATGCAGATATTGGTGAATTGGACGCCTCTTGAAGAAGGATTTTACCTGCATCTTACGTAT
The Gossypium raimondii isolate GPD5lz chromosome 8, ASM2569854v1, whole genome shotgun sequence DNA segment above includes these coding regions:
- the LOC105790459 gene encoding uncharacterized protein LOC105790459 isoform X2, which produces MDGNSSSRNSSLSAFEFSMAGAFKFNEKRISASSASGALYHFGTSGISVAVATGLTHPLDVLKVRLQMQLVGQRGPLIGMGPLFVQVMKNEGPKSLYLGLTPALTRSLLYGGLRLGLYEPSKYACDWAFGSNNILFKIASGAFAGAISTALTNPVEVLKVRLQMNSDLRQRGPIAEMRRIVSKEGIGALWKGVGPASVRAAALTASQLATYDESKQILVNWTPLEEGFYLHLTSSTIAGLVSTLITAPIDMVKTRLMLQRESVVGSYKNGFHCAYQVLHTEGPRGLYKGGFAIFARLGPQTTITFILCEKLRKLAGLNAI
- the LOC105790459 gene encoding uncharacterized protein LOC105790459 isoform X3; translation: MDGNSSSRNSSLSGAFKFNEKRISASSASGALYHFGTSGISVAVATGLTHPLDVLKVRLQMQLVGQRGPLIGMGPLFVQVMKNEGPKSLYLGLTPALTRSLLYGGLRLGLYEPSKYACDWAFGSNNILFKIASGAFAGAISTALTNPVEVLKVRLQMNSDLRQRGPIAEMRRIVSKEGIGALWKGVGPASVRAAALTASQLATYDESKQILVNWTPLEEGFYLHLTSSTIAGLVSTLITAPIDMVKTRLMLQRESVVGSYKNGFHCAYQVLHTEGPRGLYKGGFAIFARLGPQTTITFILCEKLRKLAGLNAI
- the LOC105790459 gene encoding uncharacterized protein LOC105790459 isoform X1, translated to MFSSVWLPRKNKKKLKENGNGAFKFNEKRISASSASGALYHFGTSGISVAVATGLTHPLDVLKVRLQMQLVGQRGPLIGMGPLFVQVMKNEGPKSLYLGLTPALTRSLLYGGLRLGLYEPSKYACDWAFGSNNILFKIASGAFAGAISTALTNPVEVLKVRLQMNSDLRQRGPIAEMRRIVSKEGIGALWKGVGPASVRAAALTASQLATYDESKQILVNWTPLEEGFYLHLTSSTIAGLVSTLITAPIDMVKTRLMLQRESVVGSYKNGFHCAYQVLHTEGPRGLYKGGFAIFARLGPQTTITFILCEKLRKLAGLNAI